A stretch of DNA from Nitratireductor thuwali:
TCTCCTCGGAGACCGAGTAGCCCGCCCCGACCACCTGCGCCACATCGTGGATCGTGCCGCCGAGAAACAGCCCGGCCTCGTTGTCGGACAGGCCCAGGGCCTGCGCCAGGATCGGATAGGCAATCATCGATATGGTGGAAAGAGTGGTAACGGTGATGACGACGAATATCGTGTTGCGCTCATGATCCTTGTCGCGCGGCATGATCGCCGCCACGGCCAGCGCGGCGGAAGCGCCGCAGATGCCGACGGAGGCGCCGCTCAAGACGCCGAGCCGGCGGCCGGCGCGCGTGAAGCGGCCGAGCGCATAGCCGAACAGGATGGTGACGAGAACGCCGAGCGCCACCCACACGACGGCGAACGCGCCAAGTCCGGAAATCTGATCGAGCGTGATGCGCAGCCCCAAAAGCGCGACGCCGACACGCAGCACCGTGCTCGACGCAAATCCGATCCCTGGCGCCGTCTTCACGTCATCGGCTAGAAAATGCACCGCCATGCCGATGAGCAGGGCGAACAGCATTTGCGGCGCGCCATAGTGATCCGCCAGGAACTGCGCGGCGGCGGCAATGACCAGGCAGACCAGCAGTCCCGGAAAGGCTGATTTCACGCCGGCGATGGAATGGGTCGGCTGGGCCAAGGTTGGAAATCCTTTACGTCACGCTGATCATCGACAGGAATGCACGTCCCGACAGCCCCGGCAATTGGCACAGCCACCGCTAAATGGAAAACCACTTGCCGCCGATCTTCATCCCGCGCGCCTCTTGACGCTGCGGCCGGCCCTCTGATGAAGATGCCGGAGCCGCCGCAATCTTTTTCAGCCGGAGCATGTATGACGAAGCTCGACCAAGCCGCTGACAGTCTTTGGGCGGCAACTGCCCCCGCACCAGCGCCAACCGCCTCCCTGACAGGTGACCTGCAAGCCGACGTCGTCGTCGTCGGCGGCGGCTTCACCGGACTTTCGGCGGCACTGCACCTGGCGGAAGCAGGCGCAAGGGTGGCGGTGCTCGAAGCGCACGAGATCGGCCATGGCGGGTCGGGACGGAATGTTGGCCTGGTCAATGCGGGCATGTGGGTCCTTCCCGACGACCTGCCGGCGACGCTCGGCGAACCCTATGGGGAACGCCTGCTGGAACTCCTGGGCGACGCGCCGAAACTGGTTTTCGCCCTGGCGAAGAAGCACGCCATGGACTGCGAGGCGGTCAGCACCGGCACGCTTCATTGCGCCGCTGGCCGGGCGGGCCTGCGCCAGCTCGAAATCCGCGCCGGGCAATGGTGCCGCCGCGGTGCGCCGGTGCGCTTGCTCTCGGCGCGTGAAACCGCCGACAAGACGGGCACGGAGGTCTTTTCGGGTGCCCTGCTCGACGAACGCGCCGGCACGATCCAGCCGCTTGGCTATGCACGCGGACTGGCGGCGGCTGCATTGACGGCAGGTGCCGGGATATTCACCC
This window harbors:
- a CDS encoding YeiH family protein — its product is MAQPTHSIAGVKSAFPGLLVCLVIAAAAQFLADHYGAPQMLFALLIGMAVHFLADDVKTAPGIGFASSTVLRVGVALLGLRITLDQISGLGAFAVVWVALGVLVTILFGYALGRFTRAGRRLGVLSGASVGICGASAALAVAAIMPRDKDHERNTIFVVITVTTLSTISMIAYPILAQALGLSDNEAGLFLGGTIHDVAQVVGAGYSVSEETGNVSTVVKLFRVVLLVPVVLVLGFVWRQSGGVAAGAGRLPRLPLPGFVIGFVALVLLNSFMPLPEAVNAVLVDASRWCLVTAIAALGVKTSLQSLGEVGVLPALMIVLETVLLAAWVLAGLAYLG